caacaataatagtaggcaccgtccttaaattaacccactacaattcTTAAAgcgaagtacgatcgtccgggtgagtgtagtcctgaggaCTGATTAGGGTGACATTGAATGATGTTTAGCTAACCTAAGCGTAACTCATcgtcagagtcaagtgattggtgtaacgtcagtagatggtATAAACGCTGTGGTCCATGATGTCACTGGTCAACTAAGCCGTTAGCGTTTACGCCTAGAGAACCATGCATAATGAACTATGATTCCATACATAATCGataacaaggaaagaaaaagcggACGGACACAAAACCTAAGCAACGTCAGTTTGAGTTTTGCATCGCCTTAAATACAATTGTGCTTCATTTTCCAAATCATATCCAAAGGCAACATCAATCATTGTTCACATGATACGTTTTCTCACGTCGGCTGCACATATTAGTCAACATTACAATCCATCCACCAAAAACACGTTTCCCTTTTGCATGGAAATTCTGTGATCATTTGATGCTAATATGTTCATAATACGCCGTCTTCCATTAGCAACTCAGTATTTTGATGAGACAAAGCGTACAACGACGTAGAATCATGTCACGACTATCTATGCGAAACAACATTGCAGAATTTCATTGCAGTCAGTGGAGAAATTTAAGAATTTCCAGAGTACCCCATGGAAAAAAGTACAGGcttaaaagaaatttgaatcTATGACCGAACGATTACGACGTAAAATGGCTTACAACCGAGCAACCGAGCCATCTAGAAGCTGGTCAAGGCGAGTTTGTATTGACGGTGGGAGATGTACCAAAGCCAAATATTTATATTGACCTGCTCTCAACTGTgcggtttcatagctcagttggtaacgCAATGCACtgacatcgcagaggtcatggcttcaaatcccgttggagccatctgaatttttcaggtgtctataatcagagacagttgcttaaattatccagaTACGTGCGAGGAGCATTTCTCTCTTTTCGTCTCTTTGATTTTGGTAAAAGTCACattttgccgtttgccgtataaatctctctaataagttctgttttatttaaagacaattctaaaagctgtgtgtgtgtgtttgtcaCTTTGGCTTTCTTCAACCAACCTGTACAACATCCGGTGATACATTTGAAATTCTCTGGTTGCTTTTGTCCATTAACAAGGACTACACCTGACAGATGTTTTCGATCCTTCCGGCCAGCCAAGATGTCCAGAAGCCTGAAATAGCGTGAAGAAGTCAAGTATGTGAAAAACcaggaaataaaaaacaaagattgaAGACCCCCCAGAAAAAGACAGCGGTATACAACAGTAAataatcggatacctgaaatcgaacagttacatcagccaatcatattaagtgcactctgcttaatccaccaatcacagaatttatcacaataaccatagcaacaaccacctagcctaccaaactgtggattttccaaaatggacgaatttgtaacgttagacagtgaaaaaggaatgcactaattttcctttcttggaaattgtaatggttatgattaattgctaacaggactttgtgtcgtccaattcggtctgtaatcatactagtgattaaacaaatcggactcccacTACACGGTCGTCCAATTTTGGTAATCACTTGTATGactacagaccaaattggactccactcagtcctgttACCATtatacacaataattagtgaaaaataaagtagtcAATGCACCAAtacaatttgagaaaattgtaatggttatgattaatagCAAAACATTGTTGGTTACAAAGGGCGGCTGTGAGTCATTTTCATGTGAAATACTGCAGGGTCCTCATTGTTCACACAACCATGGCTGGAATgtgaaagacaaagaccaaATACAATGACACcattaaagaaagcaaaaaatctAACTAACAAGCAAAATACTGCATTTCTGTTGTTTGCAGTTGACCATAAGTAATTCCTGAAGAATTATCCAAAGGTCTACTACACCAATGTGGTAAacacagaacaaaaacaattaagaccttTTAGACAATTTTCCATAAATTATTTACCATACTGTCCACTGCAAACAAAAGGAATGCTGTGTTTTCTCGTCACAGTTTTACATTTACTTGTTTCTTGAAGTCTCTCTTTGTAACATTCTGGCCTGGGGGTGTGGGAAATGAGGACTCTGTGATAATTCACCAGAAACGACTCGACAATCATCAAAATCATGTTTATCCCATTTACTGTTTGATGTGTTATTTACTTTTAGGAGGTGGGAGGAAGTCCTTAGATTTTTGGGTCTTTGATCATTGATGGAGAAGTCTTAAGATTTTTTCATTatacaaattaaaaagatcTCAACATCCTTCATCACTGATCCCTTTTACCTCATCAAATTCCCTCACCACTGGGGTACATACCTTATCAAGAAACCATATTGCTCCTTAAAAAGGGTCTCAGAGTAAagggaaaaataaaaaggatGAAGATAGgacatttgttgaaaaataggaagaaaatttgatatcctattatataatattatacATACGTTGTCTTTCCACTTCCTGTTGGTCCAAGTATTGCATTTAATCCAGGTTGCACAAGGCCACTTAAATCatgaaatacagaaagaatttcAATTTATATTAATACCCGTAACccctacatccactcaaaaactatgtcgtctctaacccaatgactccttggagtgagacttaatagattttagaAATTTCTAgtctctaaagaaactgtggtgctgcgtcaatGGGAGAGtcaaacagaaaaatttggttttatcaaacgtgttgataaaggttgaattactaccatgaatgatttggaaagctgacgtttcgagcgttaacccttcgtcagagtgaatagaggaattgataaaaccaaagtttCCTTAATAGATGTCTGATAccacacaattttactcgtcaatagggtcAAAGAATGGGTTATGGGAATGggttaaagaataaaaaactttATAAAGAGCAGAGTTGGAGCAAAGGTCAGAGCACTGTGCACAAATGTTGCCTATGCCATGTTCAATTCCACTACTCCATGTTGTatgtttgttaaatttgtttgggTCTCCACTATGAAAGTATCTGTTTATCGACTACTTTAACTTAACAATGATCTTGCTTGCttcaatttaacaaatcgaaagtggttcagcgttgtctgtactcttatcgacaatgacaTTCGTCATCACAATGGTCAGTGTCCAGAACAAATTTtaaccactgtgatgacaaatatcattgtcgataagagtacagacaacactgaaccactttcgatttgttttttaccacaatattcaacactaaagaaagtttttatttcagagcgtgagcaaaatcatgacacaaagaaagagcaatataattggtttatttcccaaatgggcgttcctgattggctattacaatgcgtgacaaattgatgcgagcatgacgcgtacagcattgtctagactcttattgacaatgGTAAATTAACCTATCAGATTGTGAAATTACAAGCAATTGCGGTAAaatcctttattttcttcaaaataacatTCAAATGATGTTACAGTAGCACAACCCTCACCTGAGATTTTTGATAATTTGTCTCTCTTTCTTTATTCCTTTCTCCTTGGTGGTGACTGAGTAACAAATGTTGTGATAGGAGATTACTGTTGTACTTCCAAATTGGTTTGAATCTGTCGAAAATGACCGGCTTAGTGGTGAAGGGCCATTTGGTTTGGTGTCATACACTGGAACATCATGTGTTCTGTGGTTTTCCAAAGTAGGATGTTCTGTTCCTAACAGTGGTGTCTTTTCATTACTTGATATCTCTTGGTCCATCTTATAACACTGTATGCTGAGGAAGTACTCTGGTGTCACTTTAGAATCTAAAATAGATGGGAGACATCAATGTTGCCTTTAAAATccattctcaggttgaatccagTTTTACCTTGAAAAAGTAGGTTAacttggtgatcctcatttaaCCTACcaaggttgaatatgcactcagatgaattgaagaaacatttttctggagcctaaattaagcctagaagGAAATTAGGGTCAGTTTTGgttataattatacatgtatgtggatatcaattgacttattatgcaaaagtaaaataatgaaaagaggTTGAGCATATTCGTcagtgtagtgtagtggtgaagacacaggactatagatctgaaGGGTCCGAAATCGGGAActggtaagtgcatagtacacttctttgttcccttactacaTTGTAATGTTGAGATTGAATAGATAGTTGTATCAATaaagaaaccgataagatgatacgaaacattaacaagatgtgttgaaatgcatAAGACAGAGTTTGAGGGAAGATATCTATAGATGTTTTCTGTCCTTTTTGGGGGGTTGATAGTTGCTAACTATTCAACTTAAgtaaaatgaagatcaccaatttaaccttgTAGGTGAAAACGGATTCAAAATGAGACCACTGCCACATTAAAGAACTATCAAATTATTATCCTATATAGTTCTCTTTGTAATGACAAGGCCATGTCTCACAGAGAAGAAATATGATTCAGCTAAACAAACTGTATATTGGTGTCACCCCTGCAAAATACAATGTAAGCCTGACAACCACATTTCTGACTAGACGCCAAAGCCCtatatgttttctttgaaggaaattttaagaattaatacatgtagtttcacaCTAAAGACTTTGCCATACAACACACGTCTCTTCGAACCTTCACCTCTTTGGTCTGGGACCCAAACCAATATGCCAAACTTACAATGGTTCAGAGAACTGTCTGTGTTCCTCATTT
The genomic region above belongs to Montipora capricornis isolate CH-2021 chromosome 5, ASM3666992v2, whole genome shotgun sequence and contains:
- the LOC138048611 gene encoding broad substrate specificity ATP-binding cassette transporter ABCG2-like, with translation MDQEISSNEKTPLLGTEHPTLENHRTHDVPVYDTKPNGPSPLSRSFSTDSNQFGSTTVISYHNICYSVTTKEKGIKKERQIIKNLSGLVQPGLNAILGPTGSGKTTLLDILAGRKDRKHLSGVVLVNGQKQPENFKCITGCCTGWLKKAKVTNTHTQLLELSLNKTELIREIYTANGKM